A genomic segment from Lignipirellula cremea encodes:
- a CDS encoding sigma-54-dependent transcriptional regulator, translating to MAILIVDDEPSICWALEQLSRRMGYAAVTASTAERAIELAAQETPQAVVLDIRLPGIDGLSAIRELRQHTGAAPIIVITAFGDLETAVQAINAGVFEYIVKPFDLNQIEQVLTRALEPAVESPATSERVEGLVGSSLAMQEVFKRIALAAPREASVLLQGESGVGKELAARAIHRYSRRSDGPFIAVNVAALSPALAESELFGHVRGAFTGAEQARKGLLVEASGGTLFLDEVADIPLPTQVKLLRCLEQGEVTPVGADRPTPTSFRVVSATHRDLQRLTVTGEFRHDLYFRLSTFQIDLPPLRSRPGDIRELARHFLASLADGPAGDSGASAGSDSTGAKKKNARISEAALAELESRSWWGNVRELRNAVEHALILARDAVIEPDHLPAPAPPTHATPQGSPQEQLAALLTGWTEEELATGDLADLHQRLLNLVEPPVLAAAVAHSRGQVAAAARVLGMHRTTLKKKLEQYGIDE from the coding sequence ATGGCCATTTTGATCGTCGACGACGAACCTTCTATCTGTTGGGCGCTGGAGCAATTGAGTCGCCGGATGGGCTACGCCGCCGTCACCGCCTCCACCGCCGAACGCGCCATCGAACTGGCCGCCCAGGAGACGCCGCAGGCGGTCGTGCTGGATATTCGCCTGCCGGGCATCGATGGGCTCTCCGCCATCCGCGAACTGCGCCAGCATACTGGAGCCGCGCCGATCATTGTGATCACGGCCTTTGGCGATCTGGAAACGGCCGTGCAAGCGATCAACGCGGGCGTGTTTGAATACATCGTCAAGCCGTTTGATCTCAACCAGATTGAACAGGTGCTGACCCGCGCCCTGGAGCCGGCGGTGGAATCGCCGGCGACCTCGGAACGTGTCGAAGGGCTCGTCGGTTCTTCGCTCGCCATGCAGGAGGTTTTCAAGCGGATCGCCCTGGCGGCGCCGCGGGAAGCCAGCGTGCTGCTCCAGGGAGAAAGCGGCGTCGGCAAGGAACTGGCCGCCCGGGCCATCCATCGCTATAGTCGCCGCAGCGACGGACCGTTTATTGCCGTCAACGTGGCCGCTCTCAGCCCGGCTTTGGCGGAAAGCGAGCTGTTCGGACATGTCCGCGGGGCGTTCACCGGCGCGGAGCAAGCCCGCAAGGGGTTGCTGGTGGAAGCCTCAGGCGGGACGCTGTTTCTCGACGAGGTCGCCGATATCCCCCTGCCGACGCAGGTCAAACTGCTTCGCTGCCTGGAGCAAGGCGAAGTGACGCCGGTCGGGGCCGATCGGCCCACGCCGACCAGTTTCCGCGTTGTCTCAGCCACGCATCGCGACCTGCAGCGACTAACGGTGACCGGAGAGTTTCGCCACGATCTGTATTTCCGCTTGTCCACGTTCCAGATCGACCTGCCGCCGCTGCGCAGCCGGCCGGGCGACATTCGCGAACTGGCCCGCCACTTTCTGGCCAGCCTGGCCGACGGCCCGGCGGGAGACTCGGGCGCGAGCGCGGGCAGCGACTCGACAGGAGCGAAGAAAAAGAACGCCCGCATCAGCGAAGCGGCCCTGGCCGAACTGGAAAGTCGCTCCTGGTGGGGGAACGTGCGCGAACTGCGAAACGCGGTGGAACACGCCCTGATCCTGGCCCGCGATGCGGTCATTGAACCTGATCACCTGCCTGCTCCCGCCCCGCCGACGCATGCGACCCCGCAGGGTTCGCCGCAGGAACAGCTGGCGGCGCTCCTCACCGGCTGGACGGAAGAGGAGCTGGCGACCGGGGATCTGGCCGATCTGCACCAGCGGCTGTTGAATCTGGTGGAGCCGCCCGTGCTGGCGGCCGCCGTCGCCCACAGTCGCGGCCAGGTCGCGGCCGCCGCGCGCGTGCTGGGCATGCACCGCACCACGCTCAAAAAGAAGCTGGAACAGTACGGCATCGACGAATAG
- a CDS encoding sensor histidine kinase, giving the protein MRYPLRFQLLAPMAGVLLAAMAAVSVLNAWLSTRRQQQQLEGRLRNVAETLSQSNFPLGAVVLRQMQGLSGAEYAATSLEGELLAVSSEQLIPLPTGEPVQNWQSLQLTGPVELAGKEFFHMIVELDRRAVGGDRVLLHILYPRAEWRKARNEEIWPPLVIGVLALLALIGVTAVVAARATRPIGQLRSQVERIAEGDFAPMPTPVQNDEIRDLAEAVNRMAAILVRYEDEVRRKERLSALGQLGGSVAHQLRNAATGCRMALDLHGRDCPQGADEYLEVAVRQLTLMEKYLRRFLTLGQPASSNREQVDLGALVQTLLPLLSPAAQHVGVTLQAPAADGPVLVWGAADELEQMVINLALNGVEAAAQIRPGETVPVRQVTMTVTASDAHAVLRVADTGPGPGIDSQQMFEPLITEKREGAGLGLAIARMVAEAHAGRIAFSRRLGQTEFQVTIPLAQGPAPAAVPIL; this is encoded by the coding sequence ATGCGTTACCCGTTACGATTTCAATTACTCGCGCCCATGGCCGGCGTGCTGTTGGCTGCGATGGCGGCCGTCAGCGTGCTCAACGCGTGGCTGTCGACCCGTCGCCAGCAACAGCAGCTGGAAGGCCGGCTGCGGAACGTGGCCGAAACGCTCTCGCAGTCGAACTTCCCCCTGGGGGCGGTCGTGTTGCGACAGATGCAAGGACTGAGCGGGGCCGAGTACGCCGCGACCAGTCTCGAAGGTGAACTGCTCGCCGTCAGCAGCGAGCAGCTGATTCCCCTGCCCACGGGCGAACCGGTCCAGAACTGGCAGTCGCTACAACTGACAGGACCGGTCGAACTGGCCGGCAAAGAGTTCTTCCACATGATCGTGGAACTTGATCGGCGGGCCGTAGGCGGCGATCGCGTGCTGCTGCACATCCTGTATCCGCGGGCGGAATGGCGGAAAGCCCGGAACGAAGAGATCTGGCCGCCGCTGGTCATTGGCGTCCTGGCACTGCTTGCCCTGATTGGCGTGACGGCGGTCGTCGCCGCCCGCGCGACCCGGCCGATTGGACAGCTCCGCAGCCAGGTAGAGCGGATCGCCGAAGGCGACTTCGCCCCCATGCCGACGCCCGTCCAGAACGACGAAATCCGTGATCTGGCGGAAGCCGTCAATCGGATGGCCGCAATCCTGGTCCGTTACGAGGACGAGGTCCGTCGCAAGGAACGCTTGAGTGCTCTGGGCCAGCTGGGCGGCAGCGTCGCCCATCAGTTGCGGAACGCAGCCACCGGTTGCCGCATGGCGCTCGATCTGCATGGTCGCGACTGCCCGCAAGGAGCGGACGAGTACCTGGAGGTGGCCGTCCGCCAGCTGACCCTGATGGAAAAGTACCTGCGGCGGTTCCTCACGCTGGGACAGCCGGCGTCGTCCAATCGGGAACAGGTCGACCTGGGGGCGCTGGTGCAAACGTTGTTGCCGCTGCTCTCGCCCGCCGCCCAGCATGTGGGGGTGACGCTCCAGGCTCCCGCTGCCGACGGGCCGGTCCTGGTGTGGGGAGCGGCTGACGAACTGGAACAGATGGTGATCAACCTGGCCCTCAACGGGGTGGAGGCGGCCGCCCAGATCAGGCCGGGCGAGACCGTTCCCGTGCGACAGGTTACAATGACAGTGACTGCAAGCGATGCACACGCGGTGCTCCGGGTGGCCGATACGGGCCCCGGGCCGGGAATCGATAGCCAGCAGATGTTTGAGCCGTTGATTACCGAGAAACGGGAAGGAGCCGGGCTGGGGCTCGCGATTGCCAGAATGGTCGCGGAAGCGCACGCCGGGCGGATCGCCTTTTCACGACGGCTGGGACAGACCGAATTCCAAGTCACCATCCCGTTAGCACAGGGGCCGGCGCCCGCCGCCGTGCCGATTCTTTAA
- a CDS encoding dihydrodipicolinate synthase family protein → MNSPSRLQGIFTPNIVPLDAQGEINESETRRYVDWLIDRGVHGLYPNGSTGEFTRFTVEERRRIIEIIADQTAGRVPILAGAAEANTRETIRACEHYHSLGVRAVAIVAPFYFKLSPAGVFAYFKEIADNSPIDITLYNIPLFASPIDVPTVAKLAESCDKIVAIKDSSGDIPHMMRMIAQVRPLRPDFSFLTGWDAALMPLLLIGCDGGTNATSGVVPEITRKLYDLTMAGKIDEARSLQYRLLTLFDAMILNCEFPEGFRAALRLRGINTGVGRQPQSPTQQIALDQLSRELQCLLSAAGFTDEPIGGCPVGQMQDDAQYDSDEITRIVQGVVGELKRRGMAH, encoded by the coding sequence ATGAACAGCCCTTCCCGCCTGCAAGGAATTTTCACGCCCAACATTGTGCCGCTCGATGCACAGGGCGAAATCAACGAGTCGGAAACCCGGCGATATGTCGACTGGCTGATCGACCGTGGCGTGCATGGCCTGTATCCCAACGGATCGACCGGCGAATTCACCCGCTTTACCGTGGAAGAACGCCGTCGCATTATCGAAATTATCGCCGACCAGACCGCTGGCCGCGTGCCGATCCTGGCCGGAGCCGCCGAAGCCAACACGCGGGAGACGATCCGCGCCTGCGAACATTACCACAGCCTGGGCGTCAGGGCGGTCGCGATTGTGGCGCCGTTTTATTTCAAGCTGAGCCCGGCCGGCGTGTTCGCCTATTTCAAAGAGATCGCGGATAACTCGCCGATCGACATTACCCTGTACAACATCCCGTTGTTCGCCTCGCCGATCGACGTGCCGACGGTCGCCAAACTGGCTGAGTCGTGCGACAAGATCGTCGCCATCAAGGATTCGTCCGGCGACATCCCCCATATGATGCGGATGATCGCCCAGGTGCGGCCGCTGCGGCCCGACTTCAGCTTTCTGACCGGCTGGGACGCCGCGCTCATGCCGCTGTTGCTGATCGGATGCGACGGCGGAACCAACGCCACCTCGGGCGTGGTGCCGGAAATTACGCGCAAGCTCTACGATCTGACCATGGCGGGAAAAATCGACGAAGCCCGCAGCCTGCAGTATCGCTTGCTCACGCTGTTCGACGCCATGATTCTGAATTGCGAGTTCCCCGAAGGCTTCCGCGCCGCCTTGCGGCTGCGGGGGATCAACACGGGCGTCGGTCGCCAGCCGCAATCGCCGACGCAGCAGATCGCCCTGGACCAGCTCAGCCGGGAACTGCAGTGCCTGTTGTCGGCGGCCGGCTTTACGGACGAACCGATCGGCGGCTGCCCTGTCGGCCAGATGCAGGACGACGCCCAATACGACTCGGACGAAATCACCCGGATCGTGCAAGGCGTGGTCGGCGAACTCAAACGCCGCGGCATGGCCCATTAA
- a CDS encoding CPBP family intramembrane glutamic endopeptidase, translated as MSDTPLPPPEESPGLPAEPVPAAAFPDLDSSNSELSPANDACLTLAPRPQGPIARFFLDATNRLRTPFRLFLFIVVLAVLLVGLQIDVFLALVAGLLWQEVPLGEVGPRILQLADTQPLALQFFLAGPTVLVTLVVLELFRRQVDRRTLMSSGFVPVTARRVGLAGFGLVIGGGVIAAGAFFAWAAGQYVASDPAPIGWVWWSLLPTLILMAFFEEIVFRGYLLQNFRDIGWPVTGVVISSVLFWLVHSFNPAAWSTVWIGVNLFGAGVALSLAYMASGDIWFPTAVHFAWNYMQAPLLGIPVSGMETESLLRIEPRPDIADWISGGGFGLEGSAVCIPLNLVLCAIFGAMIWRQSAGKIDASLPADER; from the coding sequence GTGAGCGATACTCCATTGCCGCCGCCTGAAGAATCTCCTGGCTTGCCTGCGGAACCTGTTCCGGCAGCAGCTTTCCCCGATCTGGATTCCAGCAACTCAGAGCTGTCTCCTGCAAACGACGCCTGCCTGACGCTAGCGCCTCGTCCCCAGGGGCCGATCGCACGCTTCTTCCTCGACGCCACGAATCGGCTGCGCACGCCGTTTCGCCTTTTCCTGTTTATTGTGGTGCTGGCTGTTCTGCTGGTAGGACTGCAGATTGACGTCTTCCTGGCCCTGGTGGCAGGGCTGTTATGGCAAGAGGTTCCCCTGGGCGAAGTGGGGCCGCGGATCCTGCAGCTGGCCGATACGCAGCCGCTGGCCCTGCAGTTCTTTCTGGCCGGACCGACCGTGCTGGTCACGCTTGTCGTGCTGGAGTTGTTCCGCCGGCAGGTTGACCGGCGGACGCTCATGTCGTCGGGCTTTGTCCCGGTCACCGCGCGTCGAGTCGGTTTGGCAGGCTTCGGCCTGGTTATCGGCGGCGGAGTGATTGCCGCCGGGGCTTTTTTCGCCTGGGCGGCCGGCCAGTATGTCGCGAGCGATCCCGCGCCAATTGGCTGGGTCTGGTGGTCGCTGCTTCCGACCCTGATTTTGATGGCGTTTTTTGAGGAGATCGTCTTTCGCGGCTATCTGCTGCAGAACTTTCGCGATATCGGCTGGCCCGTGACAGGGGTGGTGATCAGTTCCGTCCTGTTCTGGCTGGTGCACTCCTTTAATCCGGCCGCCTGGTCGACCGTCTGGATCGGCGTCAACCTGTTCGGCGCTGGCGTCGCCCTCAGTCTGGCCTATATGGCCAGCGGTGATATCTGGTTTCCTACCGCGGTGCATTTCGCCTGGAACTATATGCAGGCGCCGTTGCTGGGAATTCCGGTCAGCGGGATGGAAACGGAGTCGCTGCTGCGCATCGAACCGCGGCCTGATATCGCCGACTGGATCAGCGGCGGCGGCTTCGGGCTGGAAGGATCGGCAGTCTGCATTCCGCTGAATCTGGTCCTGTGTGCGATTTTTGGCGCTATGATCTGGCGTCAATCCGCCGGCAAGATCGACGCCAGCCTGCCTGCAGACGAGCGATAA